One part of the Mytilus trossulus isolate FHL-02 chromosome 11, PNRI_Mtr1.1.1.hap1, whole genome shotgun sequence genome encodes these proteins:
- the LOC134689643 gene encoding neuronal acetylcholine receptor subunit beta-4-like, producing MKHVLFIFAICIAYAYCQTDTDVKNLLTNLFTTQSYNKLVRPTRNQSEPTAIWIEFFLYGINGFDEIQQKLTTTAYLEIYWYDELLAWTPSSYGNLSDIFLPQEDIWRPDIALENGFKDLESLGSKFIHAEVENDGLVLWKPFHVFNSRCKLDSTYFPFEKQSCDIDFVAWAFDESEVYLEVGTDGVNTEIAIDSNGQWELVSSSIVSFSDEGVSQIRATLVIKRKPLFFIINIILPIVLLSILNIFTFQIPADIGERMGYTVTVWLSFAVFLTIISASLPQSSDTIPVLSIYIIIQLSIGTFSVLLSAWLSRIVGRSDDSPVYLLLKKIALLKRRMHCACSSRKVDNIVQHCKIDQNGDVHFNAKNETDSTKREKSDESKIDWKEGVAALDFTCFWIFIIVLIISTLAMLMTSALQD from the coding sequence ATGAAGcacgttttatttatttttgctatttGTATAGCATACGCTTACTGTCAAACGGATACAGATGTTAAAAATTTGCTGACGAATCTTTTTACAACACAAAGTTACAACAAATTGGTCAGACCAACAAGAAACCAATCAGAGCCAACAGCAATATGGATTGAATTTTTTCTCTATGGAATAAATGGATTCGACGAAATTCAACAAAAGCTAACGACAACTGCATATCTCGAAATCTACTGGTATGATGAACTTTTAGCATGGACGCCTTCATCCTACGGAAACTTGTCGGACATTTTTCTACCCCAAGAGGATATATGGAGACCGGATATTGCGCTAGAAAATGGTTTTAAAGATTTAGAAAGCCTCGGTTCGAAATTTATTCATGCGGAAGTTGAAAATGACGGACTCGTTTTGTGGAAACCGTTTCATGTTTTTAACTCTAGATGTAAACTTGATTCGACTTACTTCCCTTTTGAGAAACAATCATGTGACATTGACTTTGTTGCGTGGGCATTCGATGAAAGCGAGGTTTACCTGGAAGTAGGAACTGATGGAGTCAACACAGAAATTGCTATCGACAGTAATGGCCAATGGGAACTGGTTTCATCCTCGATCGTCTCGTTTTCTGATGAAGGCGTGTCTCAAATTCGAGCAACGCTGGTTATAAAACGGAAACCGCTTTTCTTCATAATCAATATCATACTTCCTATAGTATTGCTCTCAATTTTGAACATATTCACCTTCCAAATACCAGCTGATATTGGAGAGCGAATGGGGTACACCGTAACCGTTTGGTTGTCGTTTGCAGTGTTTTTGACCATCATTAGCGCGTCACTTCCGCAAAGTTCAGATACTATTCCCGTGTTATCCATCTACATAATAATACAACTAAGTATTGGTACATTCAGCGTACTGTTGTCCGCATGGCTGTCTCGTATAGTAGGTCGCTCAGATGATAGCCCTGTGTATTTACTGCTGAAGAAGATTGCATTGCTTAAGAGACGTATGCATTGCGCATGTTCCAGTAGGAAAGTTGATAATATAGTGCAACATTGCAAAATTGATCAAAATGGTGATGTACACTTCAATGCCAAGAATGAAACAGATTCTACCAAGAGAGAAAAATCAGACGAGTCCAAAATTGATTGGAAAGAAGGTGTTGCTGCCTTAGATTTTACATGCTTTTGGATATTTATTATAGTTCTTATTATATCAACACTCGCGATGCTAATGACATCAGCTTTACAAGACTGA